The window CTATGAAAAACGATAAGTTGGAGGCAAGGCTTCACTAAAAATTAAACCAGTTTTTAGGGGCGTCCTACAGCTTTTTGAAAGTGCTTGATGAAAATTCACGCAATATACTTTCGTGATTTAAGTCACACCAAAGAACGATCCGAATTTGATAAACAAAAGCCGCATAAGTTTCCTTATGCGGCTTTTGTGCTTTTAGTCCTGTCTTGGGCGTTTACTGCTTAAGCTCATAATGACAAACAGCGGCTAATCGTTGGTTTGCAGTAGCCTTGCTGTTCCGTTCTCTCGAGTGGCATTAATCGCCGCCAATTGTTTATAAATAACAAAGTAGCGATTGATGTTGGCGACATACGTGACGGGTTCTTTACTGACATACTTACGCGTGACGATTTCGACGTTTTTAAACCAGACGTTAGGGTTGTAGCCTTTCTTCTTCGCGAGGTATCTCATTTTTCTGATTTTAGCTGGGCCTGCGTTGTAAGACGCCAACGTAAAATAGATCTGGTTGTCAGCCGTTATGGCAGGGTCATTAAAATATCGGTCTTTGATAAAACGCATATATTTCACGCCGGCATGGATGTTGTTATCCACTTTATGAATATTTTTGATATTAACGTTTTTGTCTTTGGCCGTACTTGGTAAAACCTGCATGACGCCAATCGCCCCACGATGAGAGACTTGACTCTGATCGAGCCCTGACTCCTGGAACCCTTGAGCAGACATCATTAAAGGATCAAATTCGTACTTGCTGGAGTACTTCTCAAATACGTCAGCGAGCTTGGCAACTCTGTCGACTTTGTTTGGATTGAGAGCTCGACCTAACCAACGCGTATTATCGATATATTTTTGGTAGATCACGTTACCCAGTAAAGTACCTGTGCGGGCTTTCTTAACGTACTTGTTGATTTCTTTTTTGAGAAGAGGGCTGTCTTTTCTCAGTGCCCAAGCTATTTGACCATCCTCTCGCAAAGGTAAATCGCTATGGATCTGAATGTTTTCCATTACATCCGTCCATAATTTTGCTTTATGGCTATCTAGAATAGTGCCTTGTATATATCCCTGATTAACCAGTTCTATCAGTTCGTAATCTTGGAGAGATTCTTCAATAAAGTGGACATGTAATGGTGGCAACCCGAGTTCATTAAGCTCCATATTCACTTTTTGCACACTCTCGAAGTAGCTAGAGCTCGCGCGGATCCATACTTCTTTACCGCTCAACTGCTTGATTTCGGTGAGAGGTTCTGAATTTTTTCCAGTGATAATGAGTTCTTTACCATCTTTAATCATGGGATCTGAAAAGTCGATCACCTGTAACCGCTTATCAGTAATGGTTAGGTTTGCTACCGCGACATCACCGTATCCGGATTCTAATGAAGGAAGAAGATCATCTCGCTGAACCGGAATGATCTGCACATTGAGATAGGGGTGTTTCTTACGAAGGCTTTTCTCAAAGTGATAGAGCATTTCTGCCACAATGCCTTTTGGCTTGCCATCTTCTATGTAGTAAAAGCCCAGATCAGCCGATACCAATAC of the Vibrio lentus genome contains:
- a CDS encoding lytic transglycosylase F is translated as MDVSRMLLFIWIGLFSQLSNALELSPLSNQPYMGDLDVLKTKGTVRVLVSADLGFYYIEDGKPKGIVAEMLYHFEKSLRKKHPYLNVQIIPVQRDDLLPSLESGYGDVAVANLTITDKRLQVIDFSDPMIKDGKELIITGKNSEPLTEIKQLSGKEVWIRASSSYFESVQKVNMELNELGLPPLHVHFIEESLQDYELIELVNQGYIQGTILDSHKAKLWTDVMENIQIHSDLPLREDGQIAWALRKDSPLLKKEINKYVKKARTGTLLGNVIYQKYIDNTRWLGRALNPNKVDRVAKLADVFEKYSSKYEFDPLMMSAQGFQESGLDQSQVSHRGAIGVMQVLPSTAKDKNVNIKNIHKVDNNIHAGVKYMRFIKDRYFNDPAITADNQIYFTLASYNAGPAKIRKMRYLAKKKGYNPNVWFKNVEIVTRKYVSKEPVTYVANINRYFVIYKQLAAINATRENGTARLLQTND